The Virgibacillus siamensis sequence CTCAGGACGCTTGTTAAGGATCCCTTTTTTCCCAAAACCGCCACCTTAATATCCTGAAGTTCTTTCGATGTGTAAGCATTTTGGATTTTTTCCAAAGTTTCCACCTGAATGGAATTTAACTCATCCTTCATCAATATTCCTCCTTCAAAAATAAGTTCTTGCAACTGTTTGCTTTGTTTCAGCCATACAGATCAATTCGTTTAAAAAGAGCAGAAAATATAAAAAACCCCGCCCCCTTTAAAAAAAGGGACGAGGTTGTCTTTTCGCGGTACCACCCTAGTTGACACAAAATGTGCCCGGCTCTTTGTGATAACGGGATATTACCCGGAACACCTTTACTTGCTTTCACAAGGTCCCAGTGTCAGCTCCAGGGTGAATTGCAATAATCTTACCGGCAGAAATGTTCTCAGTCCATGACATCTCTTCCCTTTGCCGGTTTCACGAATTATCGCTTGCCCTTTCGTCGCATGTATGATTCATGTTAAATCAATTATCATCTTCTAATATAATACATTAATATCCCCGCTGCAACACTAACGTTTAATGATTCCGCTTTCCCATATATTGGGATATGGACGGTTGAATCGGTCAGATGTAAAATTTCACTCTGGATTCCGGCACCTTCATTACCAACAATTAATGCTGTTTTTTCGGGGACGGAAACTGTTTCAAAGGATACTGCATTGTTTAACGCGGAAGCCCATACTTCAAATCCTTGCTTTTTCAGCTTCGGTATTTCATGTACAATATTTATATGGAATACCGGCAAATGAAAGATGGATCCTTGTGTTGATCGTATTACTTTATTATTGTATGGGTCAACTGTACCCTCGCCTAGAATAACAGCATCAAAGCCAGCCGCATCTGCAGTCCTGATAATTGTTCCCAGATTCCCGGGATCTTGAATTGCATCAACTAAAAGAACGGACTTTTCTTCGCTTCGATCCATTTTTTTCATTTCGACAACCGCGGCAATTCCCTGCGGTGTTTCCGTATAGGATACATGCCGAAAGACTTCGGGACTTACATATTCAGTAATTTGATGACACCATTCCGGAACACCTGCTTCTTTCACTGCAATTACTTCAACTATTTTCCAGTTGCTTTTGTATGCTTCGTCAATCAGATGATGCCCCTCTATAAAAAATGTGCCCGTCTTTTCCCTTTCTTTGCGTCTGCCCAACTTTTTCCACTGTTTGACTTTGCTATTTTGAACTGACGTTATCATATCATTCATTCCTTACAGTTATTTATTTTATTATCATACATATTTCCTGCAGCATCGGTCAAACTATCCTTAGTATAAATAATTGTGTGAGGTGTTCAAAATGGATTTGAATTTACGAAAAGCAATTGTTTCCAACATTGCTTCCAACGATCAGGAACAACTTGAAGCAACTATTGTTGATGCAATTGAAAAGGGTGAAGAAAAAATGCTTCCGGGTCTCGGCGTGCTGTTTGAACTAATTTGGCAGCAATCTGGTGAAAAAGATAAACAAGAAATGGTTGATTCGCTGGAACAAGGTGTCAAACAGGCATCCGCAAAGGATTAATTACTAATAAAACCTTACCTATTTGAAAAGATAGATGCATTTTATTCGGCATCTGTCTTTTTTTATTTTTCCCTCTTTAAAAATGAATCCAATGGCCTAACTTTTCACTTCGGATTCGTTCCTGTTACAGTTCATTTGTGTTTTTCAGATAAAAAATGAATCTAAAGAACTAGCAATCTTTCGACTAAACTTAACACTATATGACTATAATTTTAGTAAATGGTATATAATGGATTTATATCGTTGTTATTAAGAATGCGTCTTAATAATACATATGAGTATAAGGATAACAGAGAGGGGTTTCAGAAATATGGACGGGCCTGTAAACAATGGAAGAAAAAAGAAAGGAATTCCCAAAAAACTAATCGCAATTCTGGCAGCAGCTTTAATCATTATCGGCGGAAGTGTAGCCGCTTATGCTATGTTGACCGGATCTGCCAAAGCACAGTATTTCCTGGCAGAAAAAAACACGATTGAATTTATTGGTGATAAATTTGAAGAACGCTTTCAGCCGGAATTTGACTGGGCGGAACAGGCAAGTAAAAATGCTACGGAGACCTCGTACGAATTATCCGCGGCGTATAACGGACCTGTCGCTGCGGGAATAGGCGTTCCTCCCCAGTTGATTAATAATTCAACGATTGAATTGACAACTCAAATGAATCAAAAAAAAGCACAAATGATGACAGATGTAAATGTAAACTTCGGCGGGGTTGAAATCAATGATATCCATGTATTTTTAAATGAAAATGACTTATTGCTTAAACTCCCCTTTCTTCAGGAAACACTAAAAATAACTGATAAAGACCTGAGTAAACTTCTTAAAGAATCGAATCCGGCCATTACTGGTGAACTGGATTTCAACACAGTATTTAAAAGTTTGGACGGTTCTTTATCAGAGGAAGACCATGCATACATATATGCAGAATATCTGACATTCATTTATGAACAGCTGCCAAAGGATGCTTTTAAAACCAAAGACGAGACAGTGAAAGTTCAAGACAAATCAGTTGATGCAAAAAAAATCACAATGAAACTATCTGAAAAACAAGTAAAAAATATCCTTAGATCGGTACTTGAAAAGATGAAAAAGGATGATAGATTAAAGGCGCTTGTCAGGAAGCAACTTGAAATTCAACAATTAGGAACATTGTCCGCAACTTCAGGAAGCGGACAAATGCAAAACAATATCCAAACTGCCTTAGAAAATTATGATAAAGCACTTGATAAAATAATGAATGGCTTAAAAAACTTTCAAATACCTGATGGGTTGACTTCCGAAATATGGGTGCACGATGACCTTATTGTAAAGCGAAACATGAAAATCAGTATCGCTCCTAAGGGTGAAAAACCATCCACTCTTACTGTTAATGGAACTCAATTATTGTCCGACACTTCACAAAAAGTGAAGTACAAACTGGCAGTTGATCAGCAGTCATTTACAGTTACTGCAAATCTTTCAAATCAAGATAATAAGCTGAAAGATTCCATTTCATTTTCTGACGGAAAAACGGATATCACATACAACGGTTCATCCTCGCTCAAGGACGGAACCCGTGAATTCGAACGGAGCTTTTCTGTAGAAGGGGCAGGAACCTTTATATGGACTGGTGAAGCTGATTATAACAATGATAGAATGTCATCGGAGAACAACATCACAATGGAAACTCCGGATTTACAGCAGGATATGATTGACCTGCAAATTGATAAAGAAGCCAAAACGATTAAAAAAGTTGATCAGCCTGGCAATTCAAACTTGAAAAATATCGGCGACATGTCACCGATTGAAATGCAGCAATATATGGAGCAGGAAATAAGACCGCAATTCCAGCAATGGTTCATGAGCATTATGGGTTTTCCAGGCGGTATGAACGGTTTTTAACGGGGAAGTGAACATATGATATTACTTAAGCAGTTTTTCCTGTTTTTACAACATGATTTTAGGAAATTGAAGAGGAAGTGGATCTCACTTCCTCTTCTTTTACTGTTTCCAATTTTTATTATGTCACTGTGCGCGATAATTGCTGTAGCTGTTTTTTCACCCGATAAAGAAGACCCGATAGTTGTGGGGTTAGTTGACCTTGATCAATCCAAAGAAACAAAAATGGTCACGAAGATGATTGAAGGTTCCTCTCAATTAGGGAATTACATACAAATCGAAAAACTGACAAGGGAGCAAGCTGCACAACATATAAAGAATAAGCTGAGTGCTTACATAACTTTTCCGGATGGATTTACGGAAGATTTATATAATGGAACTTCTGTCACATTGCAAGTAACCGGAAACCGAAATAAACAAACCGAAAGTTATGTGATCAAAGAACTGCTAGACAGCATTGCAAGACACATTCGCACATCACAGGCGAATATACTGACGGTCAACTATTACGCCAAACAATTATCCATTAGCGAATCGAAAAGGCATGATTTGTTATTTAAACAGTTTACCAATTTCCTGTTGTACACTGTTGGAAAAGATAAAATAGTGGATGAGACAAAAATAACTAACGATGCAACTTCCGCCTCGCTTCAGTATTACATCCTTTCCGGCTGGATCGTTGTAGTTACGATTTGGCTGCTTGGTTTCTATTCTTTTTTTTCAGGGGAAGACGAGCTGCTTCTGAAACAGCGGATGCGTTTGTATGGCGTTATCTTCCTTGTCCAGCTGCTCGCCAAGATGGTTATTTCCTTTGTGGTAACCGGAATTTTGGCTGCGGCAATGCTTTATATCTGCACTACATTTATGAATATAACCCTTTACGGTGATGATTTGATCCGAATAGCAATCATTACAGGCTTATACTGCCTTACTTTCCTAACAACTCTTGCCATCATTGAAACGCTTATCGTCAGCCCAAAAATCCGATTGCTGATACAATCCTTGTTTACCGTCATGACTTTGCTTGCAACAGGGGCAATATTGCCATCATTGTATTTTCCTTTCTATATACAATCTTTTTTGCCATATATATTTGCTTATGAAAGTTTCTACTGGCTCCGGGAAATTCTTCTAAACGACAGGTTGTACGCTGAATATATACCACTCTTATTGATGACTTCAGCTGTATTGTTTCTTCTCCTCGGTCTGTCGCTATGGAAGGAGCGTCGATACTTATGAAACAGATGATAATAACACGGTTCATGCATTGGAAAAAGCAATCATTCGCACTTTTATTCTGGCTGTTCCTGCCTATTTTCGCAACATGGGCTATTACAACTGTAACAAATTCGGTTACAGATGATGCAAAAGTTCCGGTGGGGATTGTTTTGGAAGAACAGTCCGATACTGCATTGGAGCTGGTTGAGGAAATCAGGTCTGTTCCTTTTGTCCGATCAACCATTTTGGAAGAGAAAGAAGCACTTTACAAACTGAAAAAACATGAACTGGACAGTGTCTTCGTCATTGAGGAAGGGTATCAGGATCATGTGCGGCATGACCAGCGAAACCAGCTTATCACAGGCTACTATTCTGATCTGTCATTTGCTTTCGTGCCGGTAAAAGAAATGATTCTGTCCTATGTGCAACAGGAAACCAGTCGGGCAAAAGCAGCAATTTCCGTAAAAAACCTTGAAAATAAATACAACGGAAATAGCGAATGGTCTGCGGAAGAAATAATTGCGAAAAGCAAGGAAATCCAGCAAAACGAAAATCTGCTGGAAACCACGCTTTCTTTCAGTGGTTCAAAAATACGGACGGAGGACGATCCTCCATTATTTCTGATTTGGGGGATTTGGGGTATTTTCACGATCTTATCTGCCTTCCTTATTTTTGACTGGGTTATTAAAGAAAAACATGCAAACGTTGCGGTTAGATTTCCATTTACCCGTACACCATTAAAGACCTATCTCATACAAAACTTTATACTGTATACCCTATTATTCTTGATAACCGATTTCCTTGCTGTTTCATTTTTCTATATGGTGTATCACGAATCAATCAACATACTAAATCTGATTATATTCAGGATTTTAATCAATCTTGCTGCCTTTTTACTTGCACAGCTATTTTCAAATATATTTTTATTCTACTGCACTTCTTTCGGTTTAACATTAACAGCAGGTATTATAAGTGGTGCACTGTTGCCATCAGGATTTTCGTTATATTGGTCGGGATTTGATTGGATAAATCCGCTTCGACCCCTGCTGGATGGGAAATTTATAAGCCTATTGCCGCTCACAATTGTGATACTTGCTGTCCTCTGGGGGGTTAGAAAGGAGAATACCAATGCTTAGCATAAATAAATTATCAAAAACATTTCGTAAAAAACAGGTTCTGGATTCCATAACATTTACTGTCAATCCCGGTGAAATTATTGGATTAGTCGGTGAAAACGGCGCCGGAAAATCAACTATGCTGCACATTTTGGCCACCTTATCCAAGCCGGATTCAGGAACCCTTACGTTACAAAAAATGTCCTATGATAAAGATAAGAAACACATTCGAAAACAAATAGGATTCGTTCCTCAGGATATAGCATTATGGGATGAATTTACTGTTAAGGAGAACATGCTATTTTTCGAAAGGCTATCATGGACACATAAAAATGAAGATGAACTGCAACAACTTTGTTTTAATATGAAATTGGACAAGTGGAATCAGCCGGTTAAGACCTTGTCCGGGGGGATGAAGCGGAAACTGAATCTCGCGATATCTCTCATCCATGACCCGTCACTTTTACTACTGGATGAGCCGACTGTTGGGATTGACCTGAAATCCCGGAAAGAAATTGGTGCCTATTTGAGTGAACAGGCTAAACGGAACGATAAAATGATTATCTACACTTCACATGACATGGATGAAATTGAAAATCTATGCGACACAATCTATTGTATCGGGAAAGATCCATTTTATTTTGATGTATTAAAGAAAGCTGGAAACAACCCGATATTGCTGTAAATAAAAGCGCAAGCGCCCGTTTAGTAACGTACGCTTGCGCTTTTGCTTTATGCCATTACAATTTCCTTCACTTTATCACTATCGAGTTTCTTAATGGTTTCGACAATTAGTTTCACTGCATTTTCAAAGTCGTCACGATGCAAAATTGCTGCATGAGAATGAATGTATCGAGTTGCAATGGTTATGGATAGTGCAGGAACCCCATTAGCTGTCAAATGGATGGATCCGGAATCTGTACCTCCACCTGCCATAGAAGCATATTGGAAAGGTATCTTGTTTTCTTCAGCTGTGTCCACAACGAATTCACGAACTCCTTTATGTGAAACCATTGATGCATCATAAAGGATAATTTGCGGGCCTTTTCCAAGTTCACTGTCAGCATCCTTATCGGAAATTCCTGGAGTATCCCCCGCGATACCAACATCAACACCGAAGCCGATATCCGGTTTAATCGTATGTGTGGATGTTTTTGCACCACGAAGGCCAACTTCCTCCTGAATGGTACCAACGCCATAAACGACATTCGGATGGTCGACATCTTTCAATTGTTTTAATACTTCAATTGCGATTGCACAGCCAATTCGATTATCCCATGCCTTGGCGAGCAGCATTTTTTCGTTTTTCAATTGTGTGAACTCGAAATAAGGCACTACTGAATCCCCCGGACGCACGCCAAATTCTTTAGCTTCCTCCCGGCTTGATGCACCGATATCAATGAACATATCCTTAATATCAATTGGTTTCTTGCGGGCATCAGCAGAAAGAATATGCGGCGGTTTTGAACCAATGACACCGGTAACGTCACCTTTTTTGCTCATGACTGTTACGCGCTGTGCCAACATAACCTGGCTCCACCATCCGCCGACGGTCTGGAAGTATACGAAACCGTTTTCATCAATACGGGTAACCATGAAGCCTACTTCATCCAAATGACCGGCTACCATGATTTTTGGACCATTTGCATCACCGGTTTTTTCTGCAATCAGGCTTCCGAGATTATCCATAAAGACGTTATCCGCGTATGGAGTAATGTACTTCTCCATTACTTCTCTCGCTTCTTTTTCATTACCCGGAATCCCTTTTGCATCCGTTAAATCTTTAAGCATCGTATTCGTTTCATCCAATTTTGCCATATGTAAGTACCTCCTATTTTTTATCCTCTTCCATTATAACCGTAATGCGTGAAATAACAAAATATTTCATTTATCAGTATCCTTGATCCTGCCGTTCATAATTGATTTCATTTTTTTTCAGATAGGCCTGTTGTATTGCTTCTTCATCAAAGCCTAGTAATTCCCCCAGCTGCACATAATATTCAAATAGTGCTGCATAATTTACTTCAGTAGGTTCCTGCCTGAAAAGCACGGATGCATCATAAACTCTGTTAAATTGGTCAGTTTCACTTCCAACTGGAGCAGATGGATTAACCCTGGAAAATATCATTCCTTTTTCAAGTCCCAGTGATAACAGAAAGTGAATGCCATCCACATACTCTTCCAAAATGATGGATCTTTCATTTCTCGGTTTTGTACTCCAAAATTTGAAGCATCGTGTTTCATTTGCCAGTTCTCCCAATTCAACAAGAAGTGCCAAAGATTTTTCCTGAAATAAATTTCTTCCCGACAAATCGTGCTGTGATTCAATATACTTGTCCAATTGTTCTTGCATGTTGTAAAGTGTCTGCCAGTCCATCATGAAACCTCTTTTCATTCTCTTTTATATTAATTGTATCATGAATTCGATATAATTTTGAAACCACTTACGTTCTTCAATCGTATTATTGATTAACACATTACAGGGAGTCGGTTTAATATGATTGTAATTCTTTTTCGCATCTTGATATTTATTGCTCTGGTACTGCTCCTGTATACCATTTACAAGTATTTTCGTAATCCTGACAGAAAGCTCCAATTGGCAAAGGACAATAATGAATTTTATATACTTGATGAATCAACGAACAGCAAAAAAAATATTCAGCTGGCATATAAGGGCTGCCTGTTTGAAGGTGAAAAATATTTAGGAGCAGCGGAAGATTCCTTCGAAGTTGTCAATGTTCATGTATTTGCGCATGAACCGGGTGAACTCA is a genomic window containing:
- a CDS encoding TrmH family RNA methyltransferase; protein product: MITSVQNSKVKQWKKLGRRKEREKTGTFFIEGHHLIDEAYKSNWKIVEVIAVKEAGVPEWCHQITEYVSPEVFRHVSYTETPQGIAAVVEMKKMDRSEEKSVLLVDAIQDPGNLGTIIRTADAAGFDAVILGEGTVDPYNNKVIRSTQGSIFHLPVFHINIVHEIPKLKKQGFEVWASALNNAVSFETVSVPEKTALIVGNEGAGIQSEILHLTDSTVHIPIYGKAESLNVSVAAGILMYYIRR
- a CDS encoding DUF6583 family protein, which produces MDGPVNNGRKKKGIPKKLIAILAAALIIIGGSVAAYAMLTGSAKAQYFLAEKNTIEFIGDKFEERFQPEFDWAEQASKNATETSYELSAAYNGPVAAGIGVPPQLINNSTIELTTQMNQKKAQMMTDVNVNFGGVEINDIHVFLNENDLLLKLPFLQETLKITDKDLSKLLKESNPAITGELDFNTVFKSLDGSLSEEDHAYIYAEYLTFIYEQLPKDAFKTKDETVKVQDKSVDAKKITMKLSEKQVKNILRSVLEKMKKDDRLKALVRKQLEIQQLGTLSATSGSGQMQNNIQTALENYDKALDKIMNGLKNFQIPDGLTSEIWVHDDLIVKRNMKISIAPKGEKPSTLTVNGTQLLSDTSQKVKYKLAVDQQSFTVTANLSNQDNKLKDSISFSDGKTDITYNGSSSLKDGTREFERSFSVEGAGTFIWTGEADYNNDRMSSENNITMETPDLQQDMIDLQIDKEAKTIKKVDQPGNSNLKNIGDMSPIEMQQYMEQEIRPQFQQWFMSIMGFPGGMNGF
- a CDS encoding ABC transporter permease, with product MILLKQFFLFLQHDFRKLKRKWISLPLLLLFPIFIMSLCAIIAVAVFSPDKEDPIVVGLVDLDQSKETKMVTKMIEGSSQLGNYIQIEKLTREQAAQHIKNKLSAYITFPDGFTEDLYNGTSVTLQVTGNRNKQTESYVIKELLDSIARHIRTSQANILTVNYYAKQLSISESKRHDLLFKQFTNFLLYTVGKDKIVDETKITNDATSASLQYYILSGWIVVVTIWLLGFYSFFSGEDELLLKQRMRLYGVIFLVQLLAKMVISFVVTGILAAAMLYICTTFMNITLYGDDLIRIAIITGLYCLTFLTTLAIIETLIVSPKIRLLIQSLFTVMTLLATGAILPSLYFPFYIQSFLPYIFAYESFYWLREILLNDRLYAEYIPLLLMTSAVLFLLLGLSLWKERRYL
- a CDS encoding dUTP diphosphatase → MDWQTLYNMQEQLDKYIESQHDLSGRNLFQEKSLALLVELGELANETRCFKFWSTKPRNERSIILEEYVDGIHFLLSLGLEKGMIFSRVNPSAPVGSETDQFNRVYDASVLFRQEPTEVNYAALFEYYVQLGELLGFDEEAIQQAYLKKNEINYERQDQGY
- the sspI gene encoding small acid-soluble spore protein SspI; amino-acid sequence: MDLNLRKAIVSNIASNDQEQLEATIVDAIEKGEEKMLPGLGVLFELIWQQSGEKDKQEMVDSLEQGVKQASAKD
- a CDS encoding ABC transporter permease; this encodes MKQMIITRFMHWKKQSFALLFWLFLPIFATWAITTVTNSVTDDAKVPVGIVLEEQSDTALELVEEIRSVPFVRSTILEEKEALYKLKKHELDSVFVIEEGYQDHVRHDQRNQLITGYYSDLSFAFVPVKEMILSYVQQETSRAKAAISVKNLENKYNGNSEWSAEEIIAKSKEIQQNENLLETTLSFSGSKIRTEDDPPLFLIWGIWGIFTILSAFLIFDWVIKEKHANVAVRFPFTRTPLKTYLIQNFILYTLLFLITDFLAVSFFYMVYHESINILNLIIFRILINLAAFLLAQLFSNIFLFYCTSFGLTLTAGIISGALLPSGFSLYWSGFDWINPLRPLLDGKFISLLPLTIVILAVLWGVRKENTNA
- a CDS encoding ABC transporter ATP-binding protein produces the protein MLSINKLSKTFRKKQVLDSITFTVNPGEIIGLVGENGAGKSTMLHILATLSKPDSGTLTLQKMSYDKDKKHIRKQIGFVPQDIALWDEFTVKENMLFFERLSWTHKNEDELQQLCFNMKLDKWNQPVKTLSGGMKRKLNLAISLIHDPSLLLLDEPTVGIDLKSRKEIGAYLSEQAKRNDKMIIYTSHDMDEIENLCDTIYCIGKDPFYFDVLKKAGNNPILL
- a CDS encoding sigma-w pathway protein ysdB; this translates as MIVILFRILIFIALVLLLYTIYKYFRNPDRKLQLAKDNNEFYILDESTNSKKNIQLAYKGCLFEGEKYLGAAEDSFEVVNVHVFAHEPGELRGITRDDLYFIEKELLIRYPYAKIEWKHPINKLMITSID
- a CDS encoding M42 family metallopeptidase, which codes for MAKLDETNTMLKDLTDAKGIPGNEKEAREVMEKYITPYADNVFMDNLGSLIAEKTGDANGPKIMVAGHLDEVGFMVTRIDENGFVYFQTVGGWWSQVMLAQRVTVMSKKGDVTGVIGSKPPHILSADARKKPIDIKDMFIDIGASSREEAKEFGVRPGDSVVPYFEFTQLKNEKMLLAKAWDNRIGCAIAIEVLKQLKDVDHPNVVYGVGTIQEEVGLRGAKTSTHTIKPDIGFGVDVGIAGDTPGISDKDADSELGKGPQIILYDASMVSHKGVREFVVDTAEENKIPFQYASMAGGGTDSGSIHLTANGVPALSITIATRYIHSHAAILHRDDFENAVKLIVETIKKLDSDKVKEIVMA